The DNA region TACCCCACGCTCCCGCGGCGGGTGATCGTGAGCAACGCTGCGATCGCCGCTTTCCCAGCGCTCGCCCCGGGCGAGGTCATCGATCCGAACGCACGAACCCGCCCGGGCGAGGCGCAGCTCAATCATCGCGCCTTGCTCGATGCCGCCACGCTCAACGGCGGCGGTTTCGACAGCATCACGCTGCGCAGCCCGGACAGCATCGAGCTCGAGGGCGACGTCACCCTTGCGGCGCGCCGCAGCATCTCGCTTGCTGCGCTGAGCGTCGCGGCGGCAGGCGAGAGCCGGGCGGCGTTCGATGCCGCCTATGTTTCCCTGTCCAATACGACCGGCTTCGCGGCACCCGCGCCCGTGGCAGGCGAGGGGAGCCTGGTCGTCAGCGCCGGGCTGATCGATTTCGAAGGCAACGTGACGCTGAGCGGATTCGAGCGGGCGCAATTCGTGGCGGACGGCGACATCCGCTTCAAGGGCAGCTACTTCCCCGGCGGCGCGAGCGTGCTCTCGGGACAGTTGCGCACGGCCGGTGCGCTGGCCTTCGATGCCGCCCAGCTCTATCCCACGACGATGAGCCGCTTCGTGGTCGAAGCGGTGGGCGAGGGCGCACGCATCGACGTCACGGGGCGCGACGCGGGCGCCTCGGCCCTCTCGGCCGGCGGCGATCTCACGTTGCGGGCGCCGGCGATACGCCAGGGCGGCGTCATCCGTGCGCCCGCCGGATCGGTCACGCTGGACGCGGCGCAGACGCTGACGCTCGCGCCCGGCAGCCTTACGTCCGTGGCGGCGAGCGGCCTCGTCATGCCGTTCGGGCGCACCGAGCTTTCCGGACGCGCCTACGTGTACGCGCTGGACGAGTCGACCAACGTCCTGATCGAAGCCGTGCCGCAGAAGCGCGTCGAGCTGAGGGGCGCGGAGGTGCGGATCGAATCCGGCGCGCTGGTCGATCTCTCCGGCGGGGGCGATCTGCGCGCGTACGAGTTCGTGCCGGGCCCCGGTGGGTCGCGCGACCTGCTCGACGCGGCCAACGCGCCCGGCACGTTCGCGATCCTGCCCGCTGCGGCGGCTGCCTTCGCACCCTACGACCATCAGATCCAGGCCGCGGGCGCCGCGTCGGCGCTGGCCGTGGGCGATGCCGTCGCGCTGGCCGGGGCGGACGGGGTTGCGGCGGGCGTCTACATCCTGCTGCCCACGCGCTACGCGCTGCTGCCCGGCGCGTACCTGGTGAGCGCGGTAAACGGGACGCGCGATTTCCCCGCCGGCAAGGCGACGCGGCGCAGCGACGGCGCGCAGATCGTCGCGGGCTATCGCACCTGGACCGCGCGCGATGGGAGCCAGGTCCGCGACGGGCGCAGTACGGGCTTCCTGGTGCAGCCGGGCGCGACGGCGCGCAGCCGGTCGGAGTATCTGGAGACGGCGCTCGGCTCGGCATTCGCAGCCGACTCCGGCCGGCAGACCTTGGCCGACGCCGGCGCGGCGGCGATTCGCGCCACCGAAGTGCTCGACCTGCAGGGCAGCTTCCGCGCCAACCACGCTCCCGGCAGTGCGGGCGCCACGCTCGACATCGCCGCACCGAAGCTCGCGGTCGCGACCGCCGATGCCGCAGGCATCCGCGACGATTTCGTTCGGCTCGATCCGCTCGCGCTCTCGCGCCTCGACGTGGCGAGCATGGTGCTGGGCGCAACACGCTCGGCCGATGACGATCGGACGCGCCTGTCGGTGGTGAGCAGCGACATCGTGGTGGCCAACGACGCGGGCAATGCGCTGCGCGCGCCGGAGATCATCCTGGCCGCCAACCGGAATGTGACCATCCGAGACGGCTCGCTGATCATCGGCGAGGGTGTGTACGCCTCGCCGGCGCGCACGCTCGTCGTAGGTGGCGATGGCGTGAGCGGCGACGGCGCCCTGGTGCGCGTCGCCTCCGGTCCCGAAGTCGGCATCGTGCGGGAGAATGCCGCCCGCACCGAGGGCACGCTGAAAGTGGAGACCGGGGCTCGCCTGCAGGCGCAGGGTGCGGTGGCACTCGATGCCACGCGCGACCACGTCATGCGCGGCGCGCTCGAGCTTGCCGCGGGTGCGGCGCTGGCGCTCGGCGCCGGGCGCATCAGCCTGGGCGACACCGGCGCGGTGGTTTCGGGTCTCGCCCTGAGCCGCGAGCAGGTGGATGCGCTCGGCGCGCTTTCCTCGCTCACGCTGCGCAGCTACTCGACGCTCGACACCTACGGCGCGCTCAGCCTCGGTTCGCCTGCGCTCGGGCATCTTTCCGTCGACAGCGGCGGGCTCAACAACTACCGCGGCGCCGATGGTTCGGCGCAGGTGCGGCTCAGCGCCGCGCAGGTCACGTTCACCAATACCCGGGGCAGCCCACACGCCGGCGCGCCCGCGCTGGGCGACGGCGCGCTGCCCGTATTCGGCAACGGCAATCTCGACGTGCACGCCGACCGGATCGTCCTGGGCGAAGGCAACGGGGCACCCGGCTCGCCCGCGGCCGTGCAGCTCGAGGGCTTCGCGCAGGTGAGGCTCGACGCGCGCGACGCCGTGATCGCCGAGGGCGCAGGCAGTCTACACGTGCACGGCGATCTGTCGGTCCAGACCGGCCGCCTGGAGGCCGCCACGGCGGCGCGCTATGCGCTGGGCGCTTCCGGGCAGCTCGATGTCCTGCCGGGCCGCGCGGGAATCGCCGCGACCGAGGCCGATTCGCTCGGCGGCAGCCTCGCGCTCACGGGGCGCTCCGCGTCGATCGGCAGCGCCATCTCGGCGCCGGCCGGCCGCATTGCGATCGCAGCCGTCGGCCCGACCGCAGACGACGGCGTGACGCTGCATGCCGGCGCACGCGTCGCCGCGCCCGGCGCGAGCGTCGTCTTCGACGGCGTGCCCGCGCATGCCGCGGCCGGCGTGATCGACATCCGTTCGGCCGCCGGCAGCCTCGTGCTCGAAAGCGGCTCGGTCGTCGACGTGTCGAGCGCATCCGGCGCGGACGCCGGCGAGATCCGGCTGTCGGCCCCGCAAGGCAGCGCGAGCCTGCAGGGGATGCTCAAGGGCGGCGCGATGACACAGGCCGGCCTGCTCGCGCCCGCGCAGGGCAGCTTCGTGCTCGACGCCGGCACGCTGGCGGATTTCTCCGCGCTCAATTCAGCGCTCGACGCGCGCCTGGATGCCGCCGGGGCGTTCGTCTCCGGCGGATTCGGCGCGAAGCGCGATGTGCGCGTGCGCTCCGGATCGATCGTCGTCGCGGCCGGCGATCGCGTGGTCGCCCACGAAGTGGCGCTCGCTGCCGATGACGGAGACATAACGGTCGATGGAACGATCGACGCCTCCGGGGCGAAGGGCGGGCGCATCATGCTGGCGGCGAACGAAGCTGGCGCCGGCACGGGTTCCATCCGGATCGCGGGGCGGCTCGAGGCGTCGGCCGAGGGCGCGGGTACGCAGGGCCGCGGCGGCGAGGTCGCGCTGTCGATCGCGAGCAGCGCCAACGGAGCCGCGACCGCGGCAACCATCGCGATCGAGCACGGCGCGGTCGTCGACGTGTCCGGCGCGGGCGGGCGGATCTCGTTGCGGGCGCCGCGACTCGGCTCCGGGGCCGGCACCGGCGTCGCGGTCGAGCGTCTGGACGGCGAGCTGCGCGGCGCGGGCGAGATCGTGCTGGAGGCGTACAAGGTCTACAACGCGACCACGGTGAGCGGCGACGGCGCGACCACCGACGGCGGCGTGTTCAACGTGGCGACCACCGGTCCGTTCGCCAACACGGTGGGATTTCGCGAGGCCGGAGATTTCATTGCCGGGGCCAAGGACACGATCCTGGCGGCGCTCGGCCGCGCCGGCGATCCGTCGTTCCACCTGCGGCCGGGCATCGAGATCCGCAGTCCCGGTTCGCTGACGGTCGCCGTGAACGAGACGGCGCCGCAGCAGCATCTGCGCGGCTGGAACCTGTCGGCGTGGCGCTTCGACGGCGAGCCGGGCGTGCTGACCTTGCGCGCCCAAGGCGATCTCATCCTCGACAGCTCGCTCGGCGACGGATTCACGGCGACGGCCAACCAGGCGATGGCGAACTGGACGGCGCTGCGCACGGACGATTCATGGTCGTACCGGCTGGTCGCCGGCGCCGCCGCGGCCGCCGCGAATCCGCTCGCGACGATCGCCGGCAGCGGCGACATCGTGCTGGCCGCCGGCAAGCTGGTGCGCACCGGCAGCGGCTGGATCGAGCTGGCCGCCGGGCGCGATCTGACGCTCTCCGATCCCTCATCGGTGATCTATACGGCCGGAAAGCCGGGCGCTGCGATCCCGGGCTATACCCCGCCGACGTTCCGCGACGAAAGCAACCGGGCGTTGCGCGCCATCAACCCGGAAGGCGGCGGAGACATTCGCATCACGGTCGGGCGCGACATCTCGGCCATCGCCGGCAGTCAGCTCATCAGCGACTGGCTCATGCAGCGCGCGGCGCGGCGCACGACTTCCGGCGCGATTCTCGTACCGAACGCGCAAACCACCTGGTGGCCCCGTTACACGAGCTTCCAGCAGGGCGTCGGAACGCTTGGGGGCGGCGATGTCAGCGTCGTTGCGGGCCGGCATATCGAGAATCTGAGCGTGGTCGCGCCGACCAACGGCGTCATGGGCGGCAGCACGAGCGCGGCGCCTGACCCAGCGAACCTCGTGGTCCGGGGTGGGGGCGATGTGCTCGTGCGCGCGGGCGAGAATCTGAAGGGCGGGGCGTACCTCGTCATGAAAGGCGCGGGGCGTATCGATGCGGGCGGCGACATCGGCAGCGGTGTGCGCAACACCGCCGAAGGCGCGTACGCGGTCGGTCCGATACTCGCTGCGGGCGATGCGCGCTTCGACGTGCGCGCGGGCGGCGATCTCACGCTGGGCACCGTGCTCGATCCGACGCTGCTGCCGCAGGCCCACAACATCGGCGCCTCGCTCGTCGCGGGCAGCCAGAACGCGTTTTCGAGCTACACGGCCACGACAGGTGTGGCGTTGACGGCGGTCAGCGGCGATCTTCGGCTGTTGAACGATACCGCCACGCTGGACCAGTCGGCGCCCCAGATCTACGGCCCGGGTGTCATCGGCGACGGTTTCAGCGCCACGCTCTACCCCGGAACGCTGCGGGCCGCGGCGTTGCGCGGCGACGTCGAGGTGTCGCGGCCGTTCACGCTGTTCCCCGCAGCCGCAGGCAATCTGGATCTCCTCGCCGGGGGCGACGTCGTCGTGGGCGGGCACATCCGGATGTCGGATCTCGATCCCCGCGTTCTGCCGAGCGTGGCTGCACCCTCGCTCGGCTTCTTCGGCACGATCTTCGACGGCCAGGGTCGCTATGACGCCGGACCCACGGTGCACTCGAACCCGCCGCTGCACGCGGCCGACACGAATCCCGTCCGGGTCGTCGCCGCAACCGGCGACCTGCTTTTCCGCAGCGGCGCGCAGCTGATCGTCGCCGAGGCCGCCCGCCTCGTCGCCGGGCGCGACATCCGCGATCCGGACTTCGGCGGACAGAACCTGCGCGGCACGGATGCCACCGTGCTGATGGCGGGCCGCGACATCGTCTCCACCAGCCCCATCGGGACGAGCGGCGTGCCCGGCATCAACGATCGCACCATTCAGATCGGTGGTCCCGGGAGAATCGAGGTCATTGCCGGCCGCGACATCGATCTCGGCACCTCCTCGGGCATCGTCACCCGCGGCCCGCTCGACAATCCATTCCTGCCCGAGTCCGGCGCGAGCATCCTCGTGCTCGCCGGCGCGCCGAGCGCACCCGACTATGCGGCGTTCGTCGCCCGCTACATCGATCCGCCCGATCCGGCCGCCCGCCGTTTCGGCACGGAGCTGGCGGCCTACATCGGCACGCTGACAGGATCGGCGCCGCCGACCGAGGCCGAAGCTCTTACCGTCTTTCGCGCGCTGCCGGCTTCGCAGCAGGCTGCATTCGTGCGCCGGGTCTTCTACGCCGAGCTGAAAGAGACCGGACGCGACGTCACGGCAAGCGGTGCTCGCGGCGTCGAGGCCTACCGGCGCGGCTACGAGGCGATCGAGACCTTGTTCCCCGTCCGGGGCGGCGACGCCGAGGCGCGCGGCGACATCAATCTCTTCTTCAGCCAGGTGAAGACCGAGCAGGGGGGCGAGATCGAGTTGATGGCACCCCGCGGGCTCATCAACGCGGGCCTCGCAAACCAGGGGCGCTTCAGCAAGCCGGCGTCGCAGCTCGGCATCGTCACCGTCGACAGCGGCTCCATTCTCGCATTCACGCGCGACGACTTCCTCGTCAACCAGTCGCGCGTCTTCACGGTCGCCGGCGGCAACATCCTGATCTGGTCCTCGGAGGGCAATATCGACGCCGGCCGCGGCGCGAAGACGACGTCGGCCACGCCGCCGCCGCAGTTCCGCATCGACGCCGACGGCGTGATCTCGCTCGACATCACCCAGTCGATCGCCGGCAGCGGCATCGGCGTATTGCTCGGCCGGCCGGGCGTCACGCCGGGCGATGTCGATCTGATCGCGCCGAAGGGCGAAGTCAACGCGGGAGACGCCGGGATACGATCCGCGGGCAACCTGAACATCGCCGCCGTGCGCGTGGTCGGCGCCGACAACATCCAGGTGGGCGGGCGTTCCACCGGCGTGCCCACGGCGGATACGTCCGCGCTCGGCGCCTCACTGGCGGCGAGCAGCGCGACCGGCAGCGATGCCACGCGCTCGGGCGAGCAGGCGACACGCGGGCTCGCCGAAGCCGCACAGGCGGCGCAGGCGCTCAAGGAGAGCTTCCGGCCCTCGTTCCTGACGGTCGAAGTGCTCGGCGTGGGTGAGGACGAACCTGCGGAGCGCAAGAAGCCATGACGCTCGGCGCCGCAAGGCCGTGTCACGGATATGACACGGTGGTTACGCAAAATGCCGCTCATCCCCTGCGCAATTCGAGCCCATGAAATACATCGTCCTGATGCTCGTTGCATTGCTAGCCGTCTCGCCGGCCAGCGCTTGGGCCTGGTGGAACGCGGAGTGGGCGCAACGCCGGCCGATCGTGCTCGATACCTCCGCAGGCGGGGCCGACGTCAAGGAGACGCTGTCGAACGTGGTCGTTCCCGTTCGCCTCCACACCGGGAACTTCGATTTCCTGGCCGCGAAGGAGGACGGATCGGATCTGCGCTTCGTTTCCGCCGACGACAAGCTGGTGCTGAAGCACCACGTCGAAAGCTTCGACTCGCTCAACGAGCTGGCGATCGTGTGGGTGCAGGTTCCGCGGCTGGCGGGCGCGTCCAACGCCGAGTCGATCTGGCTCTACTACGGCAATTTCAAAGCCCCGAGCGTCGCGGATGCCAAGGGCACGTACGACCCGAGCCAGTTGGCCGTGCTGCACTTCGCGGAGGGCGTGGGGCTGCTGCAGGACGCGGCCGCCTACGGACAGGCGGCGAAGGGAAGCGCGAGCCCTGCGGCGATCGGTCTGATCGGCGGCGCTGCGGCCCTGGACGGCTCCGCGCCGCTCGTCCTCCCGGCCTGGCCCGCACTCAAGCTCGGTTCGCCGGGCGGGTTCACTTTCAGCGCGTGGGTCAAGCCGGAGAACGCCGAGGCCGACGCGACGCTGTTCGCCATGCGCGATGCCGAGCGATCGTTCACGATCGGTCTCGAGCGCGGGCGGCTGTTTGCGCGCTTCGTGGCCAAGGACAAGTTCGAAACGCGTCCGCTCGAGAACGCGTTGCCGCCCGCGGCGTGGAGCCACATCGCAGTGACGTTGTCCGATCGTCTCGTGGTCTACGTCAATGGCGAGCAACGCGCGGCGGTGGCGGCCAATGCGCCCCATTTCAGCGCGGACGGCGTAATCGGCGAGAACTTCGCCGGCGAGCTGGACGAAGTCCAGATTGCCGCTCAGGCACGTTCCGCCGACTGGGTCAAGCTCTCGCACGCTGCACAGGCGGCGGACGGCCGGCTGATCCGCTATGGCCAGCCCGAGGCGGGGGAAAGCGGCAGCGCGTCGTACCTCGGCATTCTGCTCGGCGCCGTCACGCTCGACGGCTGGGTCGTGATCGCGATCCTGGCGCTGATGATGCTGGTGAGCTTCGCCGTCATGATCGCAAAGGCGATCGCCGTGTTCCGCACCGCAAACGCGAATCTGCGCTTCCGGCAGAAGTTCGGCGCAGCGGAAGGCGAAGAGCTTGCGCGCGAGCACGGCTTCGACGGCTCGTCGCTGTTCCGCGTCTATCGGCTGGGCATCGAGGAGCTGCGGCATCGCTTCGAGCGCTACGACCGGGACGGACTGGCGCGCAGCCTCTCGCCGCAGGCACTCGGGGCAATCAAGGCGAGTATCGACGCCGGCCTGGTGCGGGAGAACGAGCGGCTCAACAGCCAGATGGTGCTGCTCACGATCGCCATCAGCGGAGGCCCGTTCCTCGGGCTGCTCGGCACCGTGGTCGGCGTGATGATCACCTTCGCGGCGATCGCGGCGGCAGGCGACGTCAACGTCAACGCCATCGCGCCGGGGATCGCGGCCGCGCTGGTGGCCACCGTGGCCGGCTTGGGCGTCGCGATCCCGGCCCTGTTCGGCTACAACTACCTCGCGAGCCGCATCCGCGGCATCAGCAACGACACGGCGGTATTCGCCGACGAGCTGATCACGCGCCTTGCCGAGAAGTACGCACCCTGACGATGCAGGTCAACAGCGACAACAAGCCCTACGACGACATCAACGTCACGCCGATGCTCGACCTGGCGTACGTGCTGCTCGTGATCTTCATCATCATGACCACGGCCTCGGTGCAGGGAATCAAGGTGAACCTGCCCAAGGCGAGCGCCACGCCGAGCCTCGCCAAGCCGACGACCAAGGCGGTGACGATCACGCAGGACGGCCGCCTGTTCCTCGACGCCTATCCGGTCACTATGGACGAGCTGGAATCGCGCCTGCGCGCGCACAAGGCGGCCAGCGCGGACTTCCCGGTCGTCATCAAGGGCGATGCCAAGATCCAGTACGAGCGCGTGATCGAAGTGCTCGACCTGATGGGCCGTCTGGACATCACGCAGATCGGCCTCGTGACTCAGCGGCTCGTGAAATGACGGATGCCTTGCTCGCAAAGCGCGCCCGCGCGCTCGCGCTGATCACACTGCTGATCGTGGCCGCGGCCGCGCTCGTGGCCGCGGTCATCCACGGCTTCCTTCAGCAGGCCGCCAAACCGAGGAAATCATCGGTGCAGCAGATCATGCTGCTGCGGCCGCCGCCCCCGCCGCCGCCGAAGCCGCAGGAAAAACCGCCCGAGCCCGAAATGAAACAGGAGGTGAAGTTGCCGGAACCCGAAAAGACGCCCGAGCCCGCGCCAGCGAAGGACGAGCCCCCGGCCGACAAGGTCCTCGGGCTGGACGCCGAGGGCGGTCCCGGCTCGGATGGGTTCGGCCTGGCCGCGCGCAAGGGCGGGCGCGATCTGCTCTCGATCGGGGGCGGAGGCAACGGTTCGGACGGGCGACGGTTCGCGTACTACACCGCGCGCATTCAGCAGCAACTGCAGGAGGCGCTGGCGCGCGAGCCGAAGCTGCGCCAGGAAGACTATCGCGCCATCGTCAAGATCTGGCTTGCCCGCGACGGGCGGATCGAGCGCGTCGAGCTGGTGAACGGCACCGGGAACAGCGCCACCGACGGGCTGCTGCGCGCGACCCTGGCCGGACTGCCGGCGCTGGCGGAGGCGCCGCCGGAGACGATGCCGCAACCGGTGCGGCTGCGAATCACCTCACGGGCTGCCGGATGAGGCGGGTCGATCCAGCGCCGCGCCGGCGGCCGAAAGCGAGAAGCCGAATGCGCGCTGCCGTGTTGCAATCGATCGTCGTGGCGACATGCCTCGCCGGCGCACCCTGCGCCACGGCGGGCGAGCGGGAGGATCTGGAACAGCTGCGCGCGACCACCGTCAATCTGATCGAGCTGCTGGTCGAGCAGGGCGTCCTGACGCGCGAGAAGGCGCAGGAGCTGCTGCGCAAGGCGCAGGTGCGATCGCCCGACGCCGTCGCCCCTGCGGGGCCGAACGCGCCGAAGGTCGTACGGGTTCCCTATGTGCCCGAGCACGTGCGCGACGAGATCCGCGAGTCGATCAAGCAGGAGGTCCTCGCCCAGGCCAAGACCGAACGCTGGGGCGACCCTGGCGTGCTGCCGGATTGGATCAGCCGCATCGCCTGGGAGGGCGACGTGCGGCTGCGCTACCAGGGCGACATCTTTCAATCCGGCAACACGCCGCCGGCCTTCTTCCAGATCGAAGGCCAGAACATCGACAACACGCAGGAAGACCGTAATCGGCTGCGCGTGCGGGCGCGCCTGGGCGTTCAAGCGCGCGTTTCGGAGACCGTCAGCGCCGGTGCGCGGATCACGACCGGCAGCATCTCCGATCCGATCTCGACCACCTCGACCCTCGGCGCTTCCGGCGATCGCTTCGCCGTACGCTTCGATCGTGCCTGGCTGCGCCTCGAACCGGCGTCCTGGTTCGCCCTGACCGGCGGGCGCATGCCCAGCCCGTGGCTTTCGACCAATCTCGTCTGGAACGACAATCTGAGCTTCGAGGGCGTCGCTGTGCGTACGCAGTACGCGTTCGACACGGGCTCTTCGGCCTTTCTCACCCTCGGCGTCGCTCCGGTCGAGGAAGTGCAATTGTCGGGACGCGACAAGTGGCTCTTCGGCGCCCAGGCCGGGATCGACTGGAGCGGGGCCCGTTCGCGCTTCCGGCTCGCCGCCGCGCTCTACGATTATCGCCACATCACCGGGCGGCCGAACGATGCGCTCGCGCCCGGACTGAACGATTACACCGCGGCGCCGTTCCGGCAGAAGGGCAACTCGCTGTTCGACCTCAACCAGGGCGTACCCGGCGCAGACCCTCTGTTCGGCCTGGCGGCGAAGTTCCGCGAGGCCAACATCACCGCCCGCTGGGATCTGATGCACCTGGATCCCGTGCACGTGATGCTGACCGGCGATTACGTCCGCAATATCGCCTTCGACCGCGGCGAGATCCTCGATCGCACCGGGCTCGACATCGCGCCGCGGGTCAACGCCTACCACGCCCGGCTCGCAGTCGGAATGCCGGAGCTGCGCAAGCAGCACGACTGGCAGGTGTTCGCCGCTTACAAGCACGTGGAGCGCGATGCGGTGCTCGACGCCTTCACCGATTCGGACTTCCATCTCGGCGGCACCAATGCGAAAGGCTATATCCTCGGCGGCGCCTACGGAATCGCGCGCAACACCTGGGTGAACCTGCGCTGGCTGAGCTCGAACCAGATCGACGGGCCGCCGCTCGCCATCGACGTGGTGCAGCTCGACCTGAACGTGCGTTTCTGATCATGCGTACCACCACTTCCGCGGCGCTTGCAGCCGCAATCTGCGCCTGCGTGC from Betaproteobacteria bacterium includes:
- a CDS encoding outer membrane receptor for ferric coprogen and ferric-rhodotorulic acid; its protein translation is MRAAVLQSIVVATCLAGAPCATAGEREDLEQLRATTVNLIELLVEQGVLTREKAQELLRKAQVRSPDAVAPAGPNAPKVVRVPYVPEHVRDEIRESIKQEVLAQAKTERWGDPGVLPDWISRIAWEGDVRLRYQGDIFQSGNTPPAFFQIEGQNIDNTQEDRNRLRVRARLGVQARVSETVSAGARITTGSISDPISTTSTLGASGDRFAVRFDRAWLRLEPASWFALTGGRMPSPWLSTNLVWNDNLSFEGVAVRTQYAFDTGSSAFLTLGVAPVEEVQLSGRDKWLFGAQAGIDWSGARSRFRLAAALYDYRHITGRPNDALAPGLNDYTAAPFRQKGNSLFDLNQGVPGADPLFGLAAKFREANITARWDLMHLDPVHVMLTGDYVRNIAFDRGEILDRTGLDIAPRVNAYHARLAVGMPELRKQHDWQVFAAYKHVERDAVLDAFTDSDFHLGGTNAKGYILGGAYGIARNTWVNLRWLSSNQIDGPPLAIDVVQLDLNVRF